One Kitasatospora sp. NBC_01266 genomic window carries:
- the mce gene encoding methylmalonyl-CoA epimerase, giving the protein MLTRIDHIGIACFDLDKTVEFYRATYGFEVFHSEVNEEQGVREAMLKINETGDGGASYLQLLEPTREDSTVAKWLAKNGEGVHHIAFGTADVDTDAAEIKGKGVRVLYEQPRLGSMGSRITFLHPKDCGGVLTELVTSAKPGEEH; this is encoded by the coding sequence GTGTTGACCCGGATCGACCACATCGGCATCGCCTGCTTCGACCTCGACAAGACCGTCGAGTTCTACCGTGCCACGTACGGCTTCGAGGTGTTCCACAGCGAGGTGAACGAGGAGCAGGGCGTCCGCGAGGCGATGCTCAAGATCAACGAGACCGGTGACGGCGGCGCCTCCTACCTGCAGCTGCTGGAGCCGACCCGGGAGGACTCCACGGTCGCCAAGTGGCTGGCGAAGAACGGCGAGGGCGTGCACCACATCGCCTTCGGCACCGCGGACGTCGACACCGACGCCGCCGAGATCAAGGGCAAGGGCGTCCGGGTGCTCTACGAGCAGCCGCGGCTGGGCTCGATGGGGTCGCGGATCACCTTCCTGCACCCCAAGGACTGCGGCGGGGTGCTGACCGAGCTGGTCACCTCCGCGAAGCCGGGCGAGGAGCACTGA
- a CDS encoding acetyl-CoA C-acetyltransferase: protein MPTASTATTSVIVAGARTPMGRLLGSLKGFSGADLGGFAIKAALERAGVTGDQVQYVIMGQVLQAGAGQIPARQAAVKAGIPMSVPALTINKVCLSGLDAIALADQLIRAGEFDIVVAGGQESMTNAPHLLPKSREGYKYGAIELLDAMAHDGLTDAYENIPMGESTEKHNTRLGIGREVQDEIAARSHQRAAAAQKNGVFEAEIVPVAIPQRKGEPVLFGQDEGIRADTTAEGLAKLRPAFTKDGTITAGSASQISDGAAAVVVMSKAKAEELGLSWIAEIGAHGNVAGPDNSLQSQPSNAIKHAVAKEGIAVEDLDLIEINEAFAAVAHQSMLDLGVTEEKVNVNGGAIALGHPIGMSGARLVLHLALELGRRGGGIGAAALCGGGGQGDALIVRVPKV, encoded by the coding sequence ATGCCTACCGCTTCCACCGCTACCACCTCCGTGATCGTTGCGGGCGCCCGTACCCCGATGGGTCGGCTGCTCGGCTCGCTCAAGGGATTCTCCGGCGCCGACCTGGGCGGCTTCGCGATCAAGGCCGCGCTCGAGCGGGCCGGCGTGACCGGAGACCAGGTGCAGTACGTGATCATGGGCCAGGTGCTGCAGGCCGGCGCCGGCCAGATCCCGGCCCGCCAGGCCGCCGTCAAGGCGGGCATCCCGATGAGCGTGCCCGCGCTGACCATCAACAAGGTCTGCCTCTCCGGCCTGGACGCGATCGCGCTGGCCGACCAGCTGATCCGGGCCGGCGAGTTCGACATCGTGGTGGCCGGCGGCCAGGAGTCGATGACCAACGCCCCGCACCTGCTGCCGAAGTCCCGCGAGGGCTACAAGTACGGCGCGATCGAGCTGCTCGACGCGATGGCCCACGACGGGCTGACCGACGCCTACGAGAACATCCCGATGGGTGAGTCCACCGAGAAGCACAACACCCGGCTGGGCATCGGCCGCGAGGTGCAGGACGAGATCGCCGCGCGCTCGCACCAGCGGGCCGCCGCCGCGCAGAAGAACGGCGTCTTCGAGGCGGAGATCGTGCCGGTGGCGATCCCGCAGCGCAAGGGCGAGCCGGTGCTGTTCGGCCAGGACGAGGGCATCCGGGCCGACACCACGGCTGAGGGCCTGGCCAAGCTGCGTCCCGCCTTCACCAAAGACGGCACCATCACCGCCGGCAGCGCTTCGCAGATCTCCGACGGTGCCGCCGCCGTGGTCGTGATGAGCAAGGCCAAGGCCGAGGAGCTGGGCCTGAGCTGGATCGCCGAGATCGGCGCGCACGGCAACGTGGCGGGCCCGGACAACTCGCTGCAGTCGCAGCCGTCCAACGCGATCAAGCACGCCGTCGCCAAGGAGGGCATCGCGGTCGAGGACCTCGACCTGATCGAGATCAACGAGGCCTTCGCCGCCGTCGCCCACCAGTCGATGCTGGACCTCGGCGTCACCGAGGAGAAGGTCAACGTCAACGGCGGCGCGATCGCGCTCGGCCACCCGATCGGGATGTCCGGCGCCCGCCTGGTGCTGCACCTGGCGCTGGAGCTGGGCCGGCGCGGTGGCGGCATCGGCGCCGCCGCGCTGTGCGGCGGCGGCGGCCAGGGCGACGCGCTGATCGTCCGGGTGCCCAAGGTCTGA
- the meaB gene encoding methylmalonyl Co-A mutase-associated GTPase MeaB: MIDVPTLVEQARAGRPRAVARLISLVENAAPELREVMAALAPYTGRAYTVGLTGSPGVGKSTSTSALVTAYRRLGKRVAVLAVDPSSPFSGGALLGDRVRMQDHATDPDVFIRSMATRGHLGGLSWAAPQALRVLDAAGCEVILVETVGVGQSEVEVAAQADTTVVLLAPGMGDGIQAAKAGILEIGDLFVVNKADRDGADATARELSHMLGLGEAREPGDWRPPIVKTVAARGEGVDEVVEALEKHRAWLEERGELAARRRVRAAQEIESIALAQLRARIGDLHGDRHLGALAEQVAAGRLDPYGAADRLVAGLTDRQGG; encoded by the coding sequence ATGATCGACGTGCCGACCCTGGTCGAGCAGGCCCGCGCGGGCCGTCCGCGCGCGGTGGCCCGGCTGATCTCGCTGGTCGAGAACGCCGCCCCCGAGCTGCGCGAGGTGATGGCCGCGCTGGCGCCGTACACCGGGCGGGCGTACACGGTGGGCCTGACCGGCTCGCCCGGGGTCGGTAAGTCGACCTCCACCTCGGCGCTGGTGACCGCCTACCGGCGGCTCGGCAAGCGCGTCGCGGTGCTCGCCGTGGACCCCTCCTCGCCGTTCTCCGGCGGCGCGCTGCTCGGCGACCGGGTGCGGATGCAGGACCACGCGACCGACCCGGACGTCTTCATCCGCTCGATGGCCACCCGCGGACACCTGGGCGGGCTCTCCTGGGCGGCCCCGCAGGCGCTGCGGGTGCTGGACGCGGCGGGCTGCGAGGTGATCCTGGTGGAGACGGTCGGGGTCGGGCAGTCCGAGGTGGAGGTGGCCGCGCAGGCGGACACCACGGTGGTGCTGCTCGCGCCCGGGATGGGGGACGGGATCCAGGCCGCCAAGGCCGGGATCCTGGAGATCGGCGACCTCTTCGTGGTCAACAAGGCCGACCGGGACGGCGCGGACGCCACCGCCCGGGAGCTGAGCCACATGCTCGGGCTCGGCGAGGCGCGCGAGCCGGGCGACTGGCGCCCGCCGATCGTCAAGACGGTGGCCGCCCGCGGTGAGGGCGTCGACGAGGTGGTCGAGGCGCTGGAGAAGCACCGCGCCTGGCTGGAGGAGCGCGGCGAGCTGGCGGCCCGTCGGCGCGTCCGGGCGGCGCAGGAGATCGAGTCGATCGCGCTGGCCCAGTTGCGGGCCCGGATCGGGGACCTGCACGGCGACCGCCACCTGGGCGCGCTGGCCGAGCAGGTCGCGGCCGGCCGGCTGGACCCGTACGGCGCGGCCGATCGGCTGGTGGCCGGGCTGACCGACCGCCAGGGCGGCTGA
- a CDS encoding MarR family winged helix-turn-helix transcriptional regulator, with protein sequence MDTNATEPTEVPAEPAPDDTPWLTAREQRLWRAHLEVTRLLDYQLGRELQQHDLAINDYEILVVLSEAPDHRMRMTDLATATLQSKSRLSHQITRMESAGLVLRQECPGDRRGLYAHLTEAGWQTLRRAAPDHVRSVRAHFIDRFDDQQLDAMYQALGPIAEHLRTLRGRA encoded by the coding sequence ATGGACACCAACGCCACGGAGCCGACCGAGGTCCCGGCCGAGCCCGCCCCCGATGACACTCCCTGGCTGACGGCCCGGGAGCAGCGGCTCTGGCGTGCCCACCTGGAGGTCACCAGGCTGCTGGACTACCAGCTCGGCCGCGAGCTGCAGCAGCACGACCTGGCGATCAACGACTACGAGATCCTGGTGGTGCTCTCCGAGGCGCCCGACCACCGGATGCGGATGACCGACCTGGCCACCGCGACCCTGCAGTCCAAGAGCCGGCTCTCGCACCAGATCACCCGGATGGAGAGCGCCGGCCTGGTGCTGCGTCAGGAGTGCCCGGGCGACCGCCGCGGCCTGTACGCCCACCTCACCGAGGCGGGCTGGCAGACGCTGCGCCGGGCCGCGCCGGACCACGTGCGCAGCGTCCGCGCCCACTTCATCGACCGCTTCGACGACCAGCAGCTCGACGCCATGTACCAGGCGCTGGGCCCGATCGCCGAGCACCTGCGGACGCTGCGCGGCCGGGCCTGA
- a CDS encoding DUF2127 domain-containing protein, with protein MAKRDWNRRVCAKRGHITYAPDEQAPRERLRAATATGEAWRCLRCGDFTLGAPHGTGPAANAPLVARGKALRELFVLRLLAVERGLRGVLGVLVAWAVWKFSNSQDALHQLFDQDLTVFRPVADHFHWDLEHASVIDTIRKTFDYKRSTLVYVAGGVLAYSLIEAVEGVGLWLGRRWAEYLAVIATAAFLPLEGYELHEHASAIKIATTVVNVLAVLWILLSKRLFGLRGGVAAFEAERHSASLLEVEQAAGLLPAHA; from the coding sequence ATGGCGAAGCGGGACTGGAACCGGCGCGTCTGCGCCAAGCGCGGCCACATCACCTACGCGCCCGACGAGCAGGCCCCGCGCGAGCGGCTGCGGGCCGCCACCGCGACCGGCGAGGCCTGGCGGTGCCTGCGCTGCGGCGACTTCACGCTCGGCGCGCCGCACGGCACCGGCCCGGCCGCGAACGCCCCGCTGGTGGCGCGCGGCAAGGCACTGCGCGAGCTGTTCGTGCTGCGGCTGCTGGCCGTCGAGCGCGGCCTGCGCGGGGTGCTGGGCGTCCTGGTCGCCTGGGCGGTGTGGAAGTTCTCCAACAGCCAGGACGCCCTGCACCAACTCTTCGACCAGGACCTGACGGTCTTCAGGCCGGTGGCCGACCACTTCCACTGGGACCTGGAACACGCCTCGGTGATCGACACCATCCGCAAGACCTTCGACTACAAGCGCAGCACCCTGGTCTACGTGGCCGGCGGCGTGCTGGCGTACTCGCTGATCGAGGCGGTGGAGGGGGTGGGCCTGTGGCTGGGCAGGCGCTGGGCGGAGTACCTCGCGGTGATCGCCACCGCCGCCTTCCTCCCGCTGGAGGGGTACGAGCTGCACGAGCATGCGAGCGCCATCAAGATCGCCACCACCGTGGTCAACGTGCTCGCGGTGCTCTGGATCCTGCTCTCCAAGCGGCTGTTCGGGCTGCGCGGCGGGGTCGCGGCGTTCGAGGCGGAGCGGCACTCGGCCTCGCTCCTGGAGGTCGAGCAGGCGGCCGGACTGCTGCCCGCTCATGCCTAG
- a CDS encoding DUF3817 domain-containing protein, with amino-acid sequence MQHSAAHRLRLVSGPEGLSFILLLVGMIFKYNTSFNPVPVLGMIHGMLFLAYVAFLGLAWQKQGWGVKRVALLFVLSVLPTGGFFAERMLAKEERGELVPATA; translated from the coding sequence ATGCAGCACAGCGCCGCCCACCGCCTGCGTCTCGTCTCCGGCCCCGAAGGCCTGTCCTTCATCCTTCTGCTGGTCGGGATGATCTTCAAGTACAACACCAGCTTCAACCCGGTCCCGGTGCTCGGCATGATCCACGGGATGCTCTTCCTCGCCTACGTGGCCTTCCTCGGCCTGGCCTGGCAGAAGCAGGGCTGGGGCGTCAAGCGGGTGGCGCTGCTCTTCGTCCTCTCGGTGCTGCCGACCGGCGGCTTCTTCGCCGAGCGGATGCTGGCCAAGGAGGAGCGCGGCGAGCTGGTGCCGGCCACCGCCTGA
- a CDS encoding MarR family winged helix-turn-helix transcriptional regulator, whose product MAKPLALDFDPIARADELWARRWGGAPAMAAITSVMRAQQILLGRLDAVVKPYGLTFARYEALVLLTFSRTGELSLSKIGERLMVHPTSVTNTVDRLEKAGLVSRRPNPLDGRGVLAAITAHGREVVEQATRELMAIDFGLESYDEDQCRQVFELLRPLRVAAGDFAEPPAQSG is encoded by the coding sequence GTGGCCAAACCCCTCGCGCTCGACTTCGACCCGATCGCCCGTGCCGACGAACTGTGGGCCCGTCGCTGGGGCGGGGCGCCGGCGATGGCCGCGATCACGTCGGTGATGCGGGCCCAACAGATCCTGCTGGGCCGCCTCGACGCGGTGGTCAAGCCGTACGGGCTGACCTTCGCCCGCTACGAGGCGCTGGTGCTGCTCACCTTCAGTCGCACCGGTGAACTGTCGCTCTCCAAGATCGGCGAGCGGCTGATGGTCCACCCGACCAGCGTCACCAACACGGTGGACCGGCTGGAGAAGGCCGGCCTGGTCTCCCGGCGTCCCAACCCGCTGGACGGCCGCGGCGTGCTGGCCGCGATCACCGCGCACGGCCGGGAGGTGGTCGAGCAGGCCACCCGGGAGCTGATGGCGATCGACTTCGGGCTGGAGTCCTACGACGAGGACCAGTGCCGACAGGTGTTCGAGCTGCTCAGGCCGCTGCGGGTGGCGGCGGGCGACTTCGCCGAGCCCCCCGCGCAGTCCGGGTGA
- a CDS encoding DUF3817 domain-containing protein → MKQSVLTRYRAMAYLTGVLLILLTIGVIAKYLLKIDGADGFVTAVGIAHGWLYVVYLVFAFDLGSKAKMPLGKLAWMLLAGTVPTAAFFVERKVSRELAPLFAPAEGKQPVGA, encoded by the coding sequence ATGAAGCAGAGCGTGCTGACCCGCTACCGGGCCATGGCTTATCTGACCGGTGTGCTGCTGATCCTGCTGACCATCGGCGTGATCGCCAAGTACCTGCTCAAGATCGACGGGGCGGACGGCTTCGTCACCGCCGTGGGTATCGCGCACGGCTGGCTCTACGTGGTCTACCTGGTCTTCGCCTTCGACCTCGGCAGCAAGGCCAAGATGCCGCTCGGCAAGCTGGCCTGGATGCTGCTCGCCGGCACCGTGCCGACCGCCGCCTTCTTCGTGGAGCGCAAGGTCTCGCGTGAGCTCGCGCCGCTCTTCGCACCGGCCGAGGGCAAGCAGCCGGTCGGCGCCTGA
- a CDS encoding acyl-CoA mutase large subunit family protein has translation MDAEDIERGRQRWQQRYDSARKRDADFTTLSGDTVEPVYGPPAGQAHEGFERIGWPGEYPYTRGLHPTGYRGRTWTIRQFAGFGNAEQTNERYRMILEAGGGGLSVAFDMPTLMGYDSDDARSLGEVGHCGVAIDSAADMEVLFKGIPLGDVTTSMTISGPAVPIFCMYLVAAERQGVDPSVLNGTLQTDIFKEYIAQKEWLFSPEPHLRLIGDLMEYCAEGIPAYKPLSVSGYHIREAGATAAQELAYTLADGFAYVELGLSRGMDVDVFAPGLSFFFDAHLDFFEEIAKFRAARRIWARWLREAYGAKTDKAQWLRFHTQTAGVSLTAQQPYNNVVRTAVEALSAVLGGTNSLHTNALDETLALPSEQAAEIALRTQQVLMEETGVANVADPLGGSWYVEALTDRIEAQAEEIFARILAKGSPDHAIGPMTAGILRGIEDGFFTGEIAEAAFQYQQAVEKGEKRVVGVNCFPKSVTPELEILRVSHEVEREQVRVLGARKAARDEAAVRAGLDAMLAAARDGANMIPPMLQAVRAEATLGEICDALRAEWGIYREPAGF, from the coding sequence ATGGACGCCGAGGACATCGAGCGCGGCAGGCAGCGTTGGCAGCAGCGCTACGACAGCGCCCGCAAGCGGGACGCCGACTTCACCACCCTGTCCGGCGACACGGTGGAGCCGGTCTACGGCCCGCCGGCCGGCCAGGCCCACGAGGGCTTCGAGCGGATCGGTTGGCCGGGCGAGTACCCGTACACCCGCGGCCTGCACCCCACCGGCTACCGCGGCCGGACCTGGACCATCCGGCAGTTCGCCGGCTTCGGCAACGCCGAGCAGACCAACGAGCGCTACCGGATGATCCTGGAGGCCGGCGGCGGCGGCCTCTCGGTGGCCTTCGACATGCCGACCCTGATGGGGTACGACTCCGACGACGCCCGCTCGCTGGGCGAGGTCGGCCACTGCGGGGTCGCGATCGACTCGGCCGCCGACATGGAGGTGCTCTTCAAGGGCATCCCGCTGGGCGACGTGACCACCTCGATGACGATCAGCGGCCCGGCCGTGCCGATCTTCTGCATGTACCTGGTGGCCGCCGAGCGGCAGGGCGTGGACCCCTCGGTGCTCAACGGCACCCTGCAGACGGACATCTTCAAGGAGTACATCGCGCAGAAGGAGTGGCTCTTCTCGCCCGAGCCGCACCTGCGCCTGATCGGCGACCTGATGGAGTACTGCGCCGAGGGCATCCCCGCCTACAAGCCGCTCTCGGTCTCCGGCTACCACATCCGCGAGGCCGGAGCCACGGCCGCGCAGGAGCTCGCCTACACGCTGGCCGACGGCTTCGCCTACGTGGAGCTGGGCCTGTCCCGGGGCATGGACGTGGACGTGTTCGCCCCCGGCCTGTCCTTCTTCTTCGACGCCCACCTGGACTTCTTCGAGGAGATCGCCAAGTTCCGTGCCGCGCGCCGGATCTGGGCCCGCTGGCTGCGCGAGGCGTACGGCGCCAAGACCGACAAGGCGCAGTGGCTGCGCTTCCACACCCAGACCGCGGGTGTCTCGCTGACCGCGCAGCAGCCGTACAACAACGTGGTGCGCACCGCCGTCGAGGCGCTCTCGGCGGTGCTCGGCGGCACCAACTCGCTGCACACCAACGCGCTGGACGAGACCCTCGCGCTGCCCTCCGAGCAGGCCGCCGAGATCGCGCTGCGCACCCAGCAGGTGCTGATGGAGGAGACCGGGGTGGCCAACGTGGCCGACCCGCTGGGCGGCTCCTGGTACGTCGAGGCGCTGACCGACCGGATCGAGGCGCAGGCCGAGGAGATCTTCGCCAGGATCCTCGCCAAGGGCAGCCCGGACCACGCGATCGGCCCGATGACGGCCGGCATCCTGCGCGGGATCGAGGACGGCTTCTTCACCGGTGAGATCGCCGAGGCCGCCTTCCAGTACCAGCAGGCGGTGGAGAAGGGCGAGAAGCGGGTGGTCGGGGTCAACTGCTTCCCGAAGTCGGTGACCCCGGAGCTGGAGATCCTGCGGGTCAGCCACGAGGTGGAGCGCGAGCAGGTGCGGGTGCTGGGCGCGCGCAAGGCCGCCCGGGACGAGGCGGCGGTGCGGGCCGGTCTGGACGCGATGCTGGCGGCGGCGCGGGACGGGGCGAACATGATCCCGCCGATGCTGCAGGCGGTGCGGGCCGAGGCCACGCTGGGCGAGATCTGCGACGCGCTGCGCGCGGAGTGGGGGATCTACCGGGAGCCGGCCGGCTTCTGA
- a CDS encoding TetR/AcrR family transcriptional regulator, whose amino-acid sequence MQGGPVAPTPQPAQSRAPSRSKGRPRSAAADQAILDATREALAELGWGGLTMGHVALRAGVAKTTLYRRWPSKNELVVDAVASLFDELAVADLGSLQADIEDVVAQFASVLARPESQAALLAVFAEGSRDPQLRQRIREHIVDPQKVLVHQGLAHALARGELAAEPDPLAAAEQIDIIFDTIAGAVEHRMLVIGEPVTPQWIRRFTELLLNPGLYQSC is encoded by the coding sequence ATGCAAGGAGGCCCGGTGGCCCCCACCCCGCAGCCGGCCCAGTCCCGCGCCCCGTCCCGCAGCAAGGGCCGCCCGCGCAGCGCCGCCGCGGATCAGGCGATCCTCGACGCGACCCGGGAGGCGCTGGCCGAACTCGGCTGGGGCGGACTGACCATGGGCCACGTCGCGCTGCGGGCCGGCGTCGCCAAGACCACCCTGTACCGCCGCTGGCCGTCCAAGAACGAGCTGGTGGTGGACGCCGTGGCCAGCCTCTTCGACGAGCTGGCGGTGGCCGATCTGGGCAGCCTGCAGGCCGACATCGAGGACGTGGTCGCGCAGTTCGCATCCGTGCTGGCCCGCCCGGAGAGCCAGGCCGCGCTGCTCGCCGTCTTCGCCGAGGGCAGCCGCGACCCGCAGCTGCGCCAGCGGATCCGCGAGCACATCGTCGATCCGCAGAAGGTGCTGGTGCACCAGGGGCTGGCGCACGCGCTGGCCCGCGGCGAACTGGCCGCCGAGCCCGACCCGCTGGCGGCGGCCGAGCAGATCGACATCATCTTCGACACCATCGCGGGCGCGGTCGAGCACCGGATGCTGGTGATCGGTGAGCCGGTCACCCCGCAGTGGATCCGCCGGTTCACCGAGCTGCTGCTCAACCCCGGGCTCTACCAGAGCTGCTGA
- the trxA gene encoding thioredoxin, which translates to MQPRNTHLNSSASMRGVVDLAAVKAAGEAAQKAEQARAERARQAESGEAGAMAAPGVGYQLVIDVTEDTFEEEVVQRSTEVPVVVDFWAEWCGPCKQLSPILERLAEEYAGQIVLAKIDVDQNQLIAQQFGIQSIPAVMAVVAGQLVPLFQGAENESNVRKVLDQLIAVAEQRFGIVGGTGVPAEAAADLPGAPEDPALAAAHEALDRGDLGGAVQAYQNVLSEQPGNVEAQLGLAQAELLRRVQELDPQAVRTAAAADPKDIQAQLDAADLDLVGGHVEDAFGRLVDTVGRTAGADRNIARVRLLELFEVIGADDPRVTAARSALARVLF; encoded by the coding sequence ATGCAGCCACGGAACACGCATCTGAACAGCTCCGCCTCCATGCGCGGTGTGGTCGACCTCGCCGCGGTGAAGGCGGCCGGCGAGGCCGCGCAGAAGGCCGAGCAGGCCCGGGCCGAACGCGCCCGCCAGGCCGAGTCCGGCGAGGCCGGCGCGATGGCGGCCCCGGGCGTCGGCTACCAGTTGGTCATCGACGTCACCGAGGACACCTTCGAGGAGGAGGTCGTCCAGCGCTCCACCGAGGTTCCGGTGGTGGTCGACTTCTGGGCCGAGTGGTGCGGCCCCTGCAAGCAGCTGAGCCCGATCCTGGAGCGCCTGGCCGAGGAGTACGCCGGCCAGATCGTGCTGGCCAAGATCGACGTCGACCAGAACCAGCTGATCGCCCAGCAGTTCGGCATCCAGAGCATCCCGGCCGTGATGGCCGTGGTGGCGGGGCAGTTGGTGCCGCTCTTCCAGGGGGCCGAGAACGAGAGCAATGTCCGCAAGGTGCTCGACCAGCTGATCGCGGTGGCCGAGCAGCGCTTCGGCATCGTGGGCGGCACCGGCGTGCCCGCCGAGGCTGCGGCCGACCTGCCGGGCGCGCCCGAGGACCCGGCGCTGGCCGCCGCGCACGAGGCGCTGGACCGCGGTGACCTGGGCGGTGCGGTTCAGGCCTACCAGAACGTGCTGAGCGAGCAGCCGGGCAATGTCGAGGCACAGCTGGGCCTGGCCCAGGCCGAGTTGCTGCGCCGGGTGCAGGAGTTGGACCCGCAGGCGGTGCGCACCGCCGCCGCGGCCGACCCCAAGGACATCCAGGCCCAGCTGGACGCGGCCGATCTGGACCTGGTGGGCGGCCACGTCGAGGACGCCTTCGGGCGGTTGGTGGACACCGTGGGCCGGACTGCCGGAGCCGATCGGAACATCGCGCGGGTCCGCCTGCTGGAGCTCTTCGAGGTGATCGGCGCGGACGACCCGCGGGTCACCGCGGCACGGAGCGCGCTGGCGCGGGTCCTGTTCTGA